CCGGAACCGCCAACGCCGACAGCATTGTGTTGCGCGTGCTCAAAGACCCGGCGCTGGCCAAGCGTGCGTTGGAGCACGCGGTGCAGTTCGGCCTGCGCGCGACCATCGAGCTGGCCGCGGGCACGGGCCCCAAATCGTTGTTCAGCATCGGCTACAGCGCTGCGGGACGGGTGGTGCATGCGCCTCAGGGCTGCGGCCATCGCTCGGGCGACCGTGTGGCAGTGGGCGGCGCGGGGTACGCCAATCACGCGGAGTACGACAGTGTGCCGTTGCGGCTGACCGTGCCGGTCCCCACAGGCGTGTCAACGGCCGACGCCTGTTTTGCCACGGTGGGCGCCATCGCCATGCAGGGCGTGCGCCGCGCCGCGCCGGGCATCGGCGAGACCGTGGTGGTCTCGGGCCTGGGGCTGATCGGCCAGCTTACCTGTCAGATTCTGCTCGCCGGGGGCTGCCGCGTGATCGGCGTTGATCCGCTGGCCGACCGCCGTGAGCGGGCGCTGGAGGCCGGGGCCGTGGCCGCGCTGGAGCCCGGAGAGAACGGTTACGCGAGGGCCGTGCTCGAACTGACCCAGGGGCAGGGGGCGGACGCGGCCATTGTCTGCGCCGCGAGCAGTTCCAGCGCGCCGCTGAACCAGGCGCTTAATGCCTGCCGCCGCAAGGGGCGGGTTGTGGCGGTGGGCGCGGTGGGCATGGAAATCGACCGCGCCGAGCTTTACGCCAAGGAACTCGATTTGCTGATTTCGACCTCCTACGGCCCGGGCCGCTACGACCCGGTCTACGAGGAGCAAGGGCACGATTACCCCCTGGGGTACGTGCGCTGGACCGAACAGCGCAACATGCAGTCGTTTATCGAGCTGGTCGCAACGGGCAAGATTCGGCCCTCGTCCCTGGTGACGCTCCAAGGGTCGCCCGAGGACGCGCC
The nucleotide sequence above comes from Candidatus Alcyoniella australis. Encoded proteins:
- a CDS encoding zinc-binding alcohol dehydrogenase; protein product: MKQVFFAASGRVEMQQVPAPAPQDGRVLVEVSHSLVSTGTELAGTANADSIVLRVLKDPALAKRALEHAVQFGLRATIELAAGTGPKSLFSIGYSAAGRVVHAPQGCGHRSGDRVAVGGAGYANHAEYDSVPLRLTVPVPTGVSTADACFATVGAIAMQGVRRAAPGIGETVVVSGLGLIGQLTCQILLAGGCRVIGVDPLADRRERALEAGAVAALEPGENGYARAVLELTQGQGADAAIVCAASSSSAPLNQALNACRRKGRVVAVGAVGMEIDRAELYAKELDLLISTSYGPGRYDPVYEEQGHDYPLGYVRWTEQRNMQSFIELVATGKIRPSSLVTLQGSPEDAP